ctttatataaaaaaaaaggtacaaaaactTTTACtaatgttactttgacatgtaaggacttatttttgcttatttaaacattgtactgttttctatggaagcttgtttcaactatgaaataaaacaatttaaaatattattgcaactttttatctcacaattctgactttttttataaagtcagaattgcaggatataaactcccaattatgacttttttctctcaattgtgagtttatatctcgcaattttgacttcttttctcagaattgtgtgatataaactcgcatttgcgagttataaagtccagttctgagggggaaaacagactgacttttaaaaataattattaaataaaaaaattaaaattaaaattccttTAAGTATGATCACTTAGCACAGTCTCCTCAATAAGTATTATGTGAGGTAATTATTCATAACTACTCATAACTATGAGCACTAAAAAAACAGATGCTTGCTCATTAATAACCTCAGTCTCAGACGAATGTTTATCCTCCTGTTGCAGAGCAAGAAGCAGTACTATGACGGTGAGCTTGAGAGACTTGAGAAACAGTACCAGCAGCAAAGCAGTCAGATGGAGGCTGAGCACACCTCCCGGCTCAGGGAGGACGCGCGGAGACTCAAGGCCCAGCAGGAGAAAGAGCTGAGCCGCAAGAGCAGCGCACTGAAAGCGGACCCCAAAGAGGTACGGACTGGTGTATTTACCTACACTGACACAGAACTAGGCCAAACGCCTGAAAACAGTGACTACACTAATTAGGCCCAAACGCATTAAAACAGTGTATTTCTGTTTTAGGAGCAGCGGTTCctgcagaagcagcagcaggagCTGAATGATGCTCTGCAGAAGGGCGTTCAGGAACATAAGAGGAAGGTGGCGTCCATAGAGTGGGAGATTACAGTCAAATCTCAGCAGCTTAAGCGAGGTAAGAATGCCACTGCTAAAACACTTATTTGTTATGTAATTTGTACAAGAATCACTGGTTATTCtcagtaaaatattaaatattgctTGCAGGAGATGTTTACAGGACCAACCATAATTAGAGGATGACTCAGTGAATCTTTTTAGAATGAAATACTAGAGTCCTGCATATTGCACAGTATACGgtgataaacattttaaactgtaGAATGGAGAACCAGGAATGccacttcaaaataaaataaattatcaatgtattaattcaaaaataaaaatgttaatttataactttaaatttaaaaaaatacatgattTAGATGTATGACAAATCCATATCTAAAAATATAgataaaatgtaacaataaataatgaattgataaatcatttttaaattggATTTATTTATCGAGCAATAAAATTGAATTAatattcagttatttatttgaaaagtaATAAAACGAAGGAAATGATAATCAAATTtttaattgcaaaataaaaatgtaaataattaacttttcaaatgaacaaataatttatttaaaaacatttatttatgcatgtctgaaaatgtaattaaacatttgtcaatttgaaaagtgatttatttattatttcactaTTCATTCACACCCAAACAATcgctataaagataactatggGGACATTTACACAACatcgttttcaactaaaaacaaaagactttttatgtgttttggccattcatttacatgacagtgGTGTTTTGGCTGCctaaaaacgcaaacttttgaaaacgggtttcaaagtgcaagtttttgaaaacgatactgttATTCAGTGCTGCCAATTTAGAGATTTTTGTCGCTAGATTTAGCGACTTCCtcgccccttttgagactttttttcagAAGCCTAGTGACAAATCTatcaacttcttggacaaatcTTATCTACATTCTGTGACTCACCCtctgatctatatttatattaatatagatcagtggactcGCCAGTATGGagtcatctagtgacatttagtgaccagttttagctactttcagctgaaagcaattggcaacactgctgttattgtctctgtgtaaactacaaaaacacaaatttgtgaaaacggtgatgtcatgTAAACGGgtctttatttaaatacatttttaaactaaaaagtTTTTGAAGTTAGTTTGCTGTCATGACTTGAAAATTGAATTGTttgatttttaccattaaaaagatgtctaatgatttatttacatttttttttttttttatgaataaattcATAATTGATTCATTACAGTGTGTTACTCCAAGGCTTCCATAAGTATGCTGCTCATCATTCAGGTGTGCAGTAAGTTCGCATGTACTGTGCACAGTAATAATAAGTAGTGTGCATTGTATACATAGTGTATATAGGAGAAGGTTTGGTAGTATGTGACTCTAAACATACATACTGTTTCCTTCTCAAGCTCGCGAGGCAGTAATTTGGGAGTTAGAACAGCGCCATCTACAGGAGAAGTACCACCTATTCAAACAGCAGGTGAAGGAGCAGTACTCCCTACAGAGACAGCAGCTGACTAAGAGACACAACAAGGTAAATTTATGTGGTAACCTCCAAAAGCATTCGGCATCCTGATTTGCATTTATATTCTCTGTTTTTCTGTACTTTATCCTGACCAGTCTTTTTCACCCCTGTTTTCTCTTATGGCAGGATAAGGAGAGAGCGTCTCGGTTCCAGCAGGCTCTTCTAGAGGAGCAGAAGTCATTGCAGGCCCAGGAAAGAGCATCCTTCCAGAAGGCCCAAAAAGCTGAAGCAAAGTCCCGTTTGAGTCAGTTCAAAATGGAGCTCAGGAAGCAAGGTCTAAACGGCCCTGAGCACCGGCAACGTCTCACTCAGGTTTGGATTCATAAGCCTTTGAGTGTTGAAACATTATGTAGTAAAGTAAACTTACACTTTGAACAAGGCTCTTTTCAAACCTGGCTCGTTTGGAGCTTTTGTTTTGGAAGTTGGAAGTTGGAACACTTTTTTAATGGTGAAAATAGACTATTGATATCTGCTGAAATGGACAGATATTTACTTTCAAGCAGGCGCAGAAAGCACATGCTAGTTGACATTCACCTTTTAGTCCTTTCAGTGTGTTTAAGCGCAGCTTTTTGGCCGAGACGCAGCCGACGACAGGTGACAACAAAGTCAGCTTTCGTCGCCGCTAGTTTTTTgacgtcggcttggtgtgttctgaccttaaaacaaaacagttgCAATTGATAAAGTTTGTCCTCTCTGCTCTTACCTCCTCAGTTTTTGTCAGAGGAGGAAGCCAGACAGAAGCAAGAGAGACAGAGTCTTCAAGAAAGTCATGAGAACCAATTAAAAGCGGTTCAGGAACAATGTGAAGCCAGTACAGTTGAACTACAGCAGCTTCAGGTATGTGCTTCTTGCAGTGTTTTCATATTGAGGGAAGGTGATTCTCAGTGTCTTTGTGTTTGGATTTTAGAATGAGAAGCTCCAAGTTCTTGTGGACATGGAGAAGAAAAAGATCAAAGCCCTGGAGGACGAGCACACCCTGGAGCTCAACGAATGGAGAGATAAGCTTGCATGCAGAAAAGAGGTATCGAATAAAAGAGTAAAATTTGAGGTTTAAAGCTTCTTGATTGGGCAAATACGTGACTACTGTTGTATGCATATGTTTAGGTGTTAGAGGAAGATCTAGCTCGCAGACGTAGAGAAAAAGAAGGAACCAGGAGACGAGGCAGTGAGCCAGAAAACCGACATGCAGCTCGCCGTCCAAAGTTCTTCCATAATCTAAGCTTTTCCTGACAAAGTGAAGAAATACACTAAACCCcaatgtttttatatacagtatactgtatgtacactaatgttcaaaagtttggcgtcagtaagatttttttctcaaaaagtatcacattttccacaaaaatattaagtagcactactgctttcaacattgataataataagaaatgtttcttgagcatcaaatcagcatattagaatgatttctgaaggatcatgtgattggagtaatgatgctgaaaaattagctttgccatcacaggaataaattacattttaaaatgtattataattgtGACGTACATCAGAGTGAAATGGattatcaaaaaagaaagaaatgcacgGCAGGACTTGGTAGGTTCTATGCATGAGTTGTTGAGTGGAcagaggcagatctgaatgcgagcttttagtaatttattaaagaaaggggcggggtttaagcagactaaattGTTGGAGAAGTCCAGCATACATCACCAATGAGAagtctgttgtttttttaacttgaagattgatttatgacattttgattaagaaTTACTGctgataattattaattattaattatataattattaattaaagaattattaaaaaaaaaaaaaaacttaaaaaataaacatgcaggGAATTGCATGACAAtgacatgcatttagaaaatagaatTTCTATTACATActttaaagtgtaataatatttcacaatattactgttatactgtattttgatcaaataaatgcagctttggtgaacataagactttcaaaagcattaaaacatcttactgaactcaaacttttgaacagtagtggaagtatgtgtgtttgtatggGGCTAGATGTCACACGGGGAAGATACAATTAGTTCAGTTTTCAAATACAGATAAATTGTGGAAGAGGGCTATTTAcgtaatattttgttttagatattttttcatttttcaaaatttgtCCCATTGTGACAACTTGTTTCATTTAGTGTGACAGCATGCTCCACTATCAAAGTTTgttcaattaattaatcaattttttttaaacagaaattgaCTTAGATAAACAAACTTAtcctaagaaaagaaaaatcactgGAGTAAACATGAcaactatatacagtataaatggACATTTGGGTTTCGGTGCAGaagtttatgtatttttgtaaatatgaaaatttaATCTTATAATATCTGCTTAGACATAATTCCTCTGTAAGTGTATTTTATAGCCTGAAGATGaaaattaatatgtaaataaaccTTCAAACTATTTTAGACAAAGAGTCTATTCAGATTATATCTCCTGGTTTGGTGTGTTTGAAGCTTTTGAATAGTCGTCCTCATGCACACAAAAACATCACACCAGCCTGGGTCTGTCTGTAAGGCATTAGAGAAGAGAACATTATTACATGAAGCTACACCCTAGACCAATATCTGTCTCGACTGGAGCCAACATCATTTCTGTTGAGCAGAGAGGGCTGCTGGATAGATGTTTTTAACCTCTTTATGGTAAGAGAAATgctttaacattaacattactgGACATATGAAAACTTGTAATGTGACGTTTGAATTTATTGTAACAAATGGGCACATAGTATAAAAGGTCATTTATActgaaaatacaattttattttattttattttattttaatgtataaaaatgtagtTAATCTAGTCttgatttatatatacataatatatatatatatatatatatatatatacctaaaTACTAACAAAAAGTGCTTaaaaattgaataataaaatggtttgttAAAGTTTTAATGATTTGTCATGTGTTGCAATTAACTTGAAGCACAGCTTCAACTATTATGAATGCTGTTTTATGGTCTTTAAAAAAAGACTACTTGAAATATAGACAAAAAATGTCATACTGCAGAACcaaaatattacacatttatcTAAATCTTGACCAAAAGTCTTGAtcttaaaaaaatgctttaagaaAAAGGCTTAAGAGTGTTAAGAACAGAAGTAGATAAAAACAGGGGGTCCCACTTTaaattaggtggccttaactactatgtacttgcatcaacaattaagtacaatgtacttattgggttcatattgaattgcaaaacacttttgctgctattgaggtgggatatgggtaaggttagggaaagctttggtggtatgggtaggtttaagggtaggggtaaggtgtaagggatgggtcaacagtgtaattataaatgtaattacagaaattaattacagatgtaattaaatgcaggtgtttttaaaatataagtacaatgtaaaaacaagtatgtacacaataagtgcattgtatcaaattattaatttaaatgtaagtacatagtagttaaggccacttaatataaagtgggaccaaacaGAGTGTTGCAAACATGTAATGCTAATGAATTTTGCAATATTGATTTGTTATTGTTGCCCATTAAAACAGATTGTAGCTGTATTGCCTATGAGGAAACTTGTGTTCagcataaacatttttttaaacaatgatcTCTGACAGCatcaattattttatattaagttgATTTTGTTCTCAGTGGAATACTTGATTTGAAGTATAACGGGAAAAAGCGTTGAtaatatcttaaagggttagttcacccaaaaacgaaggtcttgcggatgtggaaggacatgagggtgagtaataaatgacagaattttcatttttgggtgaactaacccattaaggAGATGCCTACTTTAGgcttttaaagtattttacatCTCAATATCACTTTCATGTATTACATCTCCCTAAAGTGTATTATGGAGTGCTGAAAGTGCTATAGTGCCATATTACTCTATAAGAATGCTTTCCTGTCCATTACTCTTTTATGTTTCACATTTGTGCAATCCCAGAATACTAAAAGCTTCCTCCAGAGCTGTAGTAAACACACTGACtgcattttaatttcttttccaaACAGTACAATGGATCCCTAATAAATGCAGCTAAACATTGTCTAAAGTGCATCTCTTCGTCGATTATTGTCTTGTAATATGTCAAATTACTTTTGCATTTCAGTAAgcttatttcttttgttttaaactCTTAATTGTGTAGTGTTTATCAAGTTAATGCTAACTCAATGTGTCTCGATTTGTTAGGGTCAAAATGGGGCAGTTATGCAAGCTTGTACTGTTCATTTTGGTTCTGATGGCAGTGCTACACAATTCATCAGGAGGAAAAAAAGGGTTTGGGGGCAAGAGTAACCCTTCCAAGAAGCCATCCGATAAGCCATCACAGGGGACCAAGACCCAACCTAACTACCCCAGACAACCCTCCCATCCTGGTGCTGGAAGTAACCCAGGCTACCCTAACCAACAGTATCCTGGTAGAGGCGGCTCCAATCCAGGAGGGTATCCACACCAGAATCCTGGAGCAGGTAGCTATCCAGCAGGTGGCAGCTATCCTTCGGCTGGTGGCAACCCCAATCAATATCCAGGAAGAGGAGGTGTTATCCCTGGAGGGTATCCCAACCAGAATCCTGGAACAGGGGGTTTCTCTAATCAGTATCCAGGTAGAAGTGGGTACAGCCCTGGTGGGTATCCAGCAGCTGGATTTTATCCAGTGAGAACGGCAGGGCAACCTGGAGGATACCCAGGAGGACATCCTTCCATTGGAGGGGGATATCCCAACTGGAACCCCAACAATAAGATTCTCAGTCCACATTATGGAGGCTCGTTTGGAGGTGGTGGGTTTGGCATGGGTGGTTCCCCTTTCTCCCAAACAGTGAGAGGCATGGGCTATGGTCCTTCTGTACAATCCAAAAGTTTTGCAAAAAAGGCAATGCTAGCTGCAGGTGTTGGGGCAATGGCAGGAATGGCTGTAGGCTATGGAATCGGAAACTTTCCACGCCCTAACTTCCAATTCCGTAGCCCCCAGGAGGAACGCCACTACAACAACTATATGTACCAACATCAGGGCACTCATTCTAAAGGTGGAAATAACAAAAGAGGACCCAGCTACACATCAAAGCTGCCACCCCAGGCTCAGTCATATGACCAATTCATGAACACATGCATGAAGCAAAGTGATCTTTTAAAAGAGCAAAACATGAAAGATTCCGCAGTTCGCAACAACATTCAAAGAGATGAGCCACTGACTGATTATCTAAGTATGAATAAAGACTACTTAGAGAAAGGTGAACTAGAGAAGAATGACACCACATCCCCTACAACTGTTATAGATTATCCAAAGGATGCTGGGATTCATAATGATGAGGATGATGACACAGTGAGTATGATAGAGATCGGGTATCCAGCACTTATTGAGCAGATGAAAACTCGTAAGTGTGTTGAGCAGTACTTGGTTTACTCTGAGAGCTTCCCGGAGaagcagaaagaaaaaagtttcgGTAACCATAATGGACACCGTGTCTCTGGGGTTCTTCTGTTTCTCACTACTTCCTTTATGCTTCTTGGAGGAGCTTAGTAGCACTGTAAACATTGATTATATATAAAGGAATGCAGTTGCCCTTCCTTTCCACTCTCCAAATCTAGGAATCCAAAGATGaagttaaatt
The DNA window shown above is from Ctenopharyngodon idella isolate HZGC_01 chromosome 10, HZGC01, whole genome shotgun sequence and carries:
- the prnpb gene encoding prion protein b, which produces MGQLCKLVLFILVLMAVLHNSSGGKKGFGGKSNPSKKPSDKPSQGTKTQPNYPRQPSHPGAGSNPGYPNQQYPGRGGSNPGGYPHQNPGAGSYPAGGSYPSAGGNPNQYPGRGGVIPGGYPNQNPGTGGFSNQYPGRSGYSPGGYPAAGFYPVRTAGQPGGYPGGHPSIGGGYPNWNPNNKILSPHYGGSFGGGGFGMGGSPFSQTVRGMGYGPSVQSKSFAKKAMLAAGVGAMAGMAVGYGIGNFPRPNFQFRSPQEERHYNNYMYQHQGTHSKGGNNKRGPSYTSKLPPQAQSYDQFMNTCMKQSDLLKEQNMKDSAVRNNIQRDEPLTDYLSMNKDYLEKGELEKNDTTSPTTVIDYPKDAGIHNDEDDDTVSMIEIGYPALIEQMKTRKCVEQYLVYSESFPEKQKEKSFGNHNGHRVSGVLLFLTTSFMLLGGA